The segment taatatatataaatacatatttttcaaaataaaaaattttatttttatttatgttttatattttagtaTGATGaattaccaaaaaaaaaaaaaaaaaaaaaaaaaattaattaaaataaaataaaaaaaataaacataaatacaaatataaatataaaaaaaaattcaataaataaacaacaacaaaaaaaaaaagaaaaaaaagtaaattcacttcaaaaattaaaatatcaatatatataattctattatattcaacacaataaatattttaatttttaaaccACCAGGGATGCTTAATTAAATTCttcaatttaatatttttcctatattttatatcaatcaagttctataaaaaaaaaaaaaataaaataaaataaaattatacatatatatatatatatatattatgattcatttataaatatataattaaatataaaatttacacatatatattatatatatatatatataatttctcacctttatcataatttttatatcctCTGGCCACGATTTAGTAACTCTGAATGTATCCAGactcatattatttttttcaaacttcatataatttttatctgTTAATGGGTCAGAACACTCCCATAAATGATGATCATTCCATatccaaataaataaaataccaAGCATATACTTATCAGCACTAGTGacatcaaaataatatttccttCTTTCTTCCGTGTCCCTAATactatgtaaatattttaatggtTCACGTATAGAACGTTCACGAAAaagtttatataattttaaacatTCAGGTGGTATGAAAGGCACTTTTCCCACATATGGAGAACAGGATTCAAATGAGCACATAGTAttcactttttttatatgccTTATTTTATTGGTATATAGAGGTGTAGATTTACCAAAATCACATATTCGAAATTCAAAATTATctgaaattaaaatattttctggAGTAAAATCTAAATGTGATAATCCAGTATCATGTAATTTATCTATTAATTTTAAGCATTcgaaaagaattttttttttactttttttattaaaaacttTTGGGTACACTTTTcgcatttttttcttataattctttatatcGTCACCATATAATTCAGATACAATTACAATATTACCatctaaatttttttctaatcCATTACTTAATATCTTATTGAAATTATCTAAACTACTAAACATATAATCTGAAGATacattttcataaaattcattatcatcaggttcaaataatattttatgtaatttTGGTGTTATTCCTTTATGATATTCTtctaaaaatgataaagccACTGCCTCCATAACAAAATTATCTttagtatacatatattccCCATCATATTTTTCCATACAATTAAATAGTTTTAACCAATccttaatatttatttttttaatgaacactttagtattatttatactattTCCTTTTGGTGAACAAATTATTGActtgtacatatttttttttttttttttacttatatCATCCATATCACCAAAATCTATAGGAGATAATTTCCAATTTTCATAATTCACACCATTTATAGAATAATCTTTTGACATACATAACATTTTAAGTAATGAGTCTTTACCCAATTTCCAATTATATATCACTTTAGGTGGATTATTCACATTTTCTAAAACatttatactattattatctatcatattattataacgacataaattaacattattatctTCCTCATTATTTACATCAATTTCTTCCATATATGATATTGATTCGTCACTATCTTTATCAATTGATTCATTAtcacttttttcttttgtactTTTGAATATTATTCCATTTAATGTATCACAAAGAAATCCTTCTAACGTTTTGCTACCTTTTACACGTATTTTAGTAAATATactcttcttcttttttttttttgcaacAAACTTTTCATTCTTAGCACATAAACTCCTTACATTTACATTGACCAAATTTAAGTTTCCAATTGCTTTATTCTCTACATTAATAAACACCTTTtgaaaaaattc is part of the Plasmodium falciparum 3D7 genome assembly, chromosome: 9 genome and harbors:
- a CDS encoding serine/threonine protein kinase, FIKK family is translated as MLILMRMLIFASLIIVFINVENKAIGNLNLVNVNVRSLCAKNEKFVAKKKKKKSIFTKIRVKGSKTLEGFLCDTLNGIIFKSTKEKSDNESIDKDSDESISYMEEIDVNNEEDNNVNLCRYNNMIDNNSINVLENVNNPPKVIYNWKLGKDSLLKMLCMSKDYSINGVNYENWKLSPIDFGDMDDISKKKKKNMYKSIICSPKGNSINNTKVFIKKINIKDWLKLFNCMEKYDGEYMYTKDNFVMEAVALSFLEEYHKGITPKLHKILFEPDDNEFYENVSSDYMFSSLDNFNKILSNGLEKNLDGNIVIVSELYGDDIKNYKKKMRKVYPKVFNKKSKKKILFECLKLIDKLHDTGLSHLDFTPENILISDNFEFRICDFGKSTPLYTNKIRHIKKVNTMCSFESCSPYVGKVPFIPPECLKLYKLFRERSIREPLKYLHSIRDTEERRKYYFDVTSADKYMLGILFIWIWNDHHLWECSDPLTDKNYMKFEKNNMSLDTFRVTKSWPEDIKIMIKNLIDIKYRKNIKLKNLIKHPWWFKN